GCCAGAGTTGCCCGGTCATCACCTGCTGGGGCCGAATCACCAGCCTGTTCTGGGGCTTTTGGATTTCCCTGCCAATTATCGGCCTGCTGTTCGGGCGGGCCTTTTGCAGTTGGGGCTGCCCCGGTGGTCTCATTTCTCAGCTGTCAGCCAAGATTACTCCGTTTAAGGGAAGGGGGAAGGGTCTCAACCGGCTTGCCCCCTATGGAAAATACCTAGCCCTGTTCACGGCTCTGGTTCTTTGGTTAGCCCTGAATAATCCACGTTGGGCCATCCCGATCCGGATCGGCGAATTCATAAATTCCATCCGGTTGACCTTTGAGCACGCCGAGACAGCTTGGCTGATCCGTACCCTGACGGTTCTCAGTTTTATAACTGCCGGACTGATATTTTCAAACCTTTGGTGCCGATTTGCCTGCCCCACCGGCGGATTACTGGAGCTTTTCAAACGCACGGCTCTGTTTTCCTTCCACACAACTGAACAATGCAATGACTGCAATGTCTGTCAAGATGCCTGCGACATGGGAACGCGACCGGCAGAAAGCAACTGCACCAACTGCGGGGACTGCCAAAGTGCCTGCCCTCGCAACGCCATTCAATTCGGTCGTCTGAAACGCAAGCAGGAGAAAAAAACTGCCTGAGTAATCGGAGGGCCTGACATATTTTTGTTCAATCACCTAACCAAAATAAACCAAGAGGAATACCAATGAGGAAGAAAACATTACTGCTGACCCTGTTCATATGCACCCT
This sequence is a window from Candidatus Electrothrix rattekaaiensis. Protein-coding genes within it:
- a CDS encoding 4Fe-4S binding protein, with translation MSEKKKNRLVPIRRAVQGGMLLLLGQWSFYGLFRCPFAVPFVNCQSCPVITCWGRITSLFWGFWISLPIIGLLFGRAFCSWGCPGGLISQLSAKITPFKGRGKGLNRLAPYGKYLALFTALVLWLALNNPRWAIPIRIGEFINSIRLTFEHAETAWLIRTLTVLSFITAGLIFSNLWCRFACPTGGLLELFKRTALFSFHTTEQCNDCNVCQDACDMGTRPAESNCTNCGDCQSACPRNAIQFGRLKRKQEKKTA